Proteins encoded together in one Corynebacterium liangguodongii window:
- a CDS encoding sucrase ferredoxin → MSASTDGTFCSDVEAEPLPGTAKQGDVYVLFEWPGPWSHDVLDGATLGPELSARIKAHLKKFGATLQLIRHPTREGRRIDNHHLYIVHTRIGLTEVKHVAGPEAILDLDLSGPGLNHAMARLSPLVLVCTHGKRDRCCAVKGRPLVSELESLYPFNRGSDVVWESSHLKGHRFAATLMLMPWGYSFGRMNLEATDAMIKDAMRGMYFVPGNRGRGIFSAPAQAAEVAVAAQLAGRGTRISYAQLQVVDETVDGQRASVSLVDAHTGATFDVTLRQSAVSGVISSCGEEPKDGVSWGVEEISTGA, encoded by the coding sequence ATGAGCGCCAGCACCGACGGGACCTTCTGCTCCGATGTGGAGGCGGAGCCGCTACCCGGCACCGCCAAGCAAGGCGATGTTTACGTGCTTTTTGAGTGGCCCGGCCCGTGGAGCCACGATGTGCTCGACGGCGCAACCCTCGGCCCCGAGCTCTCGGCGCGAATCAAGGCGCACCTGAAGAAGTTCGGCGCGACCCTGCAGCTCATCCGCCACCCCACGCGCGAGGGCCGCAGGATTGATAACCACCACCTCTACATCGTCCACACCCGCATTGGGCTCACAGAGGTCAAGCATGTCGCGGGGCCCGAGGCGATCTTGGATCTCGACCTCTCGGGCCCGGGGCTGAACCACGCGATGGCCAGGCTTAGCCCGCTGGTGCTCGTGTGCACGCACGGCAAGCGCGACCGCTGCTGCGCCGTCAAGGGCCGCCCCCTGGTCAGCGAGTTAGAAAGCCTCTACCCCTTCAACCGGGGCAGCGACGTGGTGTGGGAGTCTTCCCACCTCAAAGGGCACCGCTTTGCCGCCACGCTCATGCTCATGCCGTGGGGCTATAGCTTCGGGCGGATGAACCTCGAGGCCACCGACGCGATGATTAAGGACGCGATGCGAGGGATGTATTTCGTGCCGGGCAATCGCGGCCGTGGGATCTTCTCCGCTCCCGCGCAGGCCGCCGAGGTCGCCGTCGCCGCGCAGCTCGCCGGGAGAGGTACGCGGATTAGCTACGCGCAGCTCCAGGTTGTCGACGAAACAGTCGACGGCCAGCGTGCGAGCGTGTCGCTTGTCGACGCCCACACGGGCGCCACTTTCGACGTCACGCTTCGCCAAAGCGCCGTGAGCGGGGTGATCTCCTCGTGTGGCGAGGAACCGAAGGACGGCGTGAGCTGGGGAGTGGAAGAGATCTCTACCGGCGCATGA
- a CDS encoding methionine ABC transporter permease encodes MNQLVLAQANWERLGPTFVESIGDTLFMVAITMVVGGFFGLLLGLFLYTTRPGGILQSTPVYWIINVLVNFFRPIPFIIMIAMLYPITLAAVGTTIGRSAATFVMCFSATFTVARIVEQNLISIDPGMIEAARSMGAGPWRIIRTVILPEALGPLILGYTFIFIAVIDMSAMAGYIGGGGLGDFAIVYGYRQFQPAVTFAAVIVIVVMVQLAQFLGNWLAKKVMRR; translated from the coding sequence ATGAACCAACTCGTCCTCGCGCAGGCCAACTGGGAGCGCCTCGGCCCCACGTTTGTCGAATCGATCGGCGACACCCTTTTCATGGTGGCCATCACTATGGTCGTCGGCGGCTTCTTCGGGCTCCTCCTCGGCCTGTTCCTCTACACCACCCGCCCCGGCGGGATCCTGCAGAGCACACCGGTCTACTGGATCATCAACGTGCTGGTGAACTTCTTCCGCCCCATCCCGTTCATCATCATGATCGCCATGCTCTACCCCATCACGCTGGCCGCGGTGGGCACGACCATCGGGCGCTCGGCGGCGACATTCGTCATGTGCTTCTCCGCAACGTTTACCGTCGCCCGCATCGTCGAGCAGAACCTCATCTCGATCGACCCGGGCATGATCGAGGCCGCCCGCTCCATGGGCGCCGGCCCGTGGCGAATCATCCGCACCGTCATCCTGCCCGAGGCCCTCGGCCCCCTGATCCTCGGCTACACCTTCATCTTCATCGCCGTGATTGACATGTCCGCCATGGCCGGCTACATCGGCGGCGGCGGCCTGGGAGACTTCGCCATCGTCTACGGCTACCGCCAGTTCCAGCCCGCCGTCACCTTCGCCGCCGTGATCGTCATCGTGGTCATGGTGCAGCTCGCCCAGTTCCTGGGCAACTGGCTGGCGAAGAAGGTCATGCGCCGGTAG
- a CDS encoding methionine ABC transporter ATP-binding protein, which yields MATTGTRVEFRDVSKVFTTGKREVRAVDGVSLTVEPGEILGVIGYSGAGKSTLVRLINGLDMPTGGELLLDGTNIVGMKEHELRSIRRGVGMIFQQFNLFNSRTAAGNIEYPLTIAGMGASQRKKRVAELLEFVGLSDRGSNYPEQLSGGQKQRVGIARALATNPSLLLADEATSALDPETTREVLGVLRRVNEEFGITIVVITHEMEVVRAIADKVAVMEAGKVVEYGTVYEVFSQPRTDVAKRFVATSLRNTPDEIEARELLAQPGRLFTVDLSENSGFFGAVESARRQGVEVQPVHGGVTTLQNHSFGKMTVRLTGDDAAVSEFLSTLQRTTEIEEIVR from the coding sequence ATGGCTACCACCGGCACCCGGGTCGAGTTCCGGGACGTGTCCAAAGTCTTTACCACGGGCAAACGCGAGGTCAGGGCCGTCGACGGGGTGAGCCTGACCGTCGAGCCCGGTGAAATCCTCGGCGTCATCGGGTACTCGGGTGCCGGTAAGTCGACGCTCGTGCGCCTCATCAACGGCCTCGACATGCCGACCGGGGGCGAGCTGCTTCTCGACGGCACCAACATCGTCGGGATGAAAGAGCACGAGCTGCGCTCCATCCGCCGCGGCGTGGGCATGATCTTCCAGCAGTTCAACCTGTTTAACTCCCGCACCGCCGCGGGCAACATCGAGTACCCGCTCACGATTGCTGGCATGGGGGCGTCGCAACGCAAAAAGCGCGTCGCGGAGCTGCTCGAGTTCGTCGGCCTTTCCGACCGCGGCTCGAACTACCCCGAGCAGCTCTCGGGCGGGCAGAAGCAGCGCGTAGGCATCGCGCGCGCGCTCGCGACCAACCCTTCGCTCCTGCTTGCCGACGAAGCCACCTCCGCCCTCGACCCAGAGACCACCCGCGAGGTGCTCGGCGTGCTGCGCCGCGTCAACGAGGAGTTCGGCATCACCATCGTCGTCATCACCCACGAGATGGAGGTCGTGCGCGCCATCGCCGACAAGGTCGCCGTCATGGAGGCCGGCAAGGTCGTCGAGTACGGCACCGTCTACGAGGTCTTCTCGCAGCCGCGCACCGATGTGGCGAAGCGCTTCGTGGCCACCTCTTTGCGCAACACGCCCGACGAGATCGAAGCGCGCGAGCTGCTCGCGCAGCCCGGCCGACTGTTCACCGTGGATTTGAGCGAGAACTCGGGCTTTTTCGGCGCGGTGGAATCCGCACGCCGTCAAGGCGTCGAGGTCCAGCCTGTGCACGGCGGGGTGACCACGCTGCAAAACCACTCCTTTGGCAAGATGACCGTGCGCCTGACCGGCGACGACGCCGCCGTCAGCGAGTTTTTGTCCACGCTTCAGCGCACCACCGAGATTGAGGAGATCGTCCGATGA
- a CDS encoding MetQ/NlpA family ABC transporter substrate-binding protein — protein MFKRIAATAAATVLAAAGLVACGSESGENAPGEGNDTVTIKIGTTDADQQAWTAFEQKAKDEGIKLNIEKFTEYPPVNPALDEGQIEVSKFQTINYQAQYNASAGKDLRIIGSGEINILGLYWKDHSSLDGIEGEEVAVPNDPSNQGRAINVLVQAGLVTLKDGAPKLTPTPADIDAAASKVSVVAVDASQTPSAYHEGRPAVINNNWLSRAGIDPASSVAADDPNSELAEPYINVFTVRAEDVDNPIYARLVEVWHSPEVTDALNKDSGGTAVQVKRDKEELNAILDKLTEEYK, from the coding sequence ATGTTCAAGCGCATTGCGGCGACCGCAGCCGCCACCGTCCTCGCCGCCGCCGGCCTCGTCGCCTGCGGCAGCGAATCCGGCGAGAACGCCCCGGGCGAGGGCAACGACACCGTGACCATCAAGATCGGTACCACGGACGCGGACCAGCAAGCCTGGACCGCCTTCGAGCAGAAGGCCAAGGACGAGGGCATCAAGCTCAATATCGAGAAGTTTACCGAGTACCCGCCGGTCAACCCCGCGCTCGACGAGGGCCAGATCGAGGTCTCGAAGTTCCAGACCATCAACTACCAGGCGCAGTACAACGCCTCGGCGGGCAAGGACCTGCGCATCATCGGCTCCGGGGAGATCAACATCTTGGGCCTGTATTGGAAGGACCACTCCTCGCTCGACGGCATCGAGGGCGAAGAGGTCGCCGTGCCCAACGACCCGTCCAACCAGGGACGCGCTATTAACGTGCTCGTTCAGGCCGGCCTGGTCACCCTGAAGGACGGGGCGCCGAAGCTCACCCCGACACCGGCGGATATCGACGCGGCGGCCTCCAAGGTCTCCGTCGTCGCCGTCGACGCCTCGCAGACCCCCTCGGCCTACCACGAGGGTCGCCCGGCCGTGATCAACAACAACTGGCTCTCCCGCGCAGGGATCGACCCGGCCTCCTCCGTCGCCGCGGACGACCCGAACTCTGAGCTTGCGGAGCCCTACATCAACGTGTTCACGGTGCGCGCGGAGGACGTGGACAACCCGATCTACGCGCGGCTGGTCGAGGTGTGGCACTCCCCCGAGGTCACCGACGCGCTCAACAAGGACTCCGGCGGCACCGCCGTCCAGGTCAAGCGCGATAAGGAAGAGCTCAACGCCATCCTCGATAAGCTCACGGAGGAGTACAAGTAA
- a CDS encoding MetQ/NlpA family ABC transporter substrate-binding protein, whose protein sequence is MHLNRVIATIAAAGLAATSLVACGGESAEPATPGSTDANGQTTIKIGTTEADQQAWSVFHDLAAEQGINLEIVPFSDYAPVNEALAQGELDVNKFQHIKYLAEYNASSGKDLRIVGSTEIVPLALFWKGHTSLDGIEGQEVAVPNDPSNQGRAINVLVQAGLVKLTDGVADPLTPTPADVDKKASKVTIVPVDASQTPAAYNEGRPAIINNTWLDRAGIEPDLAIFEDDPNSPEAEPYINVFAARAGDIDNETLNKLVEIWHDPKVIEANEQDSKGTSVEVTRDKAELNDILTKLEKK, encoded by the coding sequence ATGCACCTCAACCGCGTGATCGCCACCATCGCCGCCGCGGGCCTCGCGGCCACCAGCCTCGTTGCGTGCGGCGGCGAGTCCGCCGAGCCCGCCACCCCCGGCTCGACGGATGCCAACGGCCAGACCACCATCAAGATCGGCACGACTGAGGCAGACCAGCAGGCGTGGTCGGTCTTCCACGACCTTGCCGCCGAGCAGGGCATTAACCTCGAGATCGTGCCGTTTTCGGACTACGCCCCGGTCAACGAGGCGCTGGCGCAGGGCGAGCTGGATGTCAACAAGTTCCAGCACATCAAGTACCTCGCGGAGTACAACGCGTCCTCCGGCAAGGACCTGCGCATCGTCGGCTCGACCGAGATCGTGCCGCTGGCGCTGTTCTGGAAGGGCCACACCTCCCTCGACGGCATCGAGGGCCAGGAGGTCGCGGTGCCCAACGACCCGTCGAACCAGGGCCGCGCAATTAACGTGCTGGTGCAGGCCGGCCTGGTCAAGCTCACTGACGGTGTGGCGGATCCGCTGACCCCGACGCCGGCGGACGTCGATAAGAAGGCGTCGAAGGTAACCATCGTGCCGGTCGATGCCTCCCAGACCCCGGCCGCCTACAACGAGGGCCGCCCGGCGATTATCAACAACACCTGGCTCGATCGCGCCGGCATCGAGCCGGACCTGGCCATCTTCGAGGACGACCCGAACTCTCCGGAGGCCGAGCCCTATATCAACGTCTTCGCCGCCCGCGCGGGCGATATCGATAACGAGACCCTGAACAAGCTCGTCGAGATCTGGCACGACCCGAAGGTCATCGAGGCCAACGAGCAGGATTCCAAGGGCACCTCCGTTGAGGTCACGCGCGACAAGGCCGAACTCAACGACATCCTGACCAAGCTCGAGAAGAAGTAG
- the bioD gene encoding dethiobiotin synthase, which translates to MIICVTGTNTDVGKTVATAALASVVKGTGRRVAVAKPLQTGEPQGAGDAASVASLARVTTHEFARYPEPLAPNLSARRAGIPQADRAELLAWLRGLESTTDVLFVEGAGGLLVRLADTFTLADIASDLNAPLIVVTSLGLGSLNAAELTVEAARARGLTVLGLIGGSLAQEPDLATRLNVAELPVVTGVPLIGCLPAGMGSLEPGAFTEAARGALGSFSVGGAMS; encoded by the coding sequence ATGATCATCTGTGTCACGGGAACGAACACCGACGTGGGTAAGACCGTCGCCACCGCCGCTTTAGCCTCCGTGGTCAAGGGGACGGGGCGGCGCGTGGCGGTGGCCAAGCCGCTGCAAACCGGGGAGCCGCAGGGCGCGGGCGACGCCGCGAGCGTGGCCTCGCTCGCCCGCGTGACGACGCACGAGTTCGCCCGCTACCCCGAGCCATTAGCCCCTAACCTCTCCGCCCGCCGCGCCGGAATCCCCCAAGCCGACCGCGCCGAGCTTCTCGCCTGGCTCCGCGGCCTCGAGTCCACCACGGACGTCCTTTTCGTCGAGGGCGCCGGCGGACTCCTCGTCCGCCTCGCCGATACCTTCACGCTTGCCGATATCGCCTCTGACCTCAACGCCCCCCTCATCGTCGTCACCTCCCTCGGCCTCGGCAGCCTCAACGCCGCCGAGCTCACCGTCGAGGCAGCCCGCGCCCGCGGCCTGACCGTTTTAGGGCTGATCGGCGGTTCCCTCGCGCAGGAGCCCGACCTGGCCACGCGCCTCAACGTCGCGGAGCTGCCCGTGGTCACCGGCGTGCCGCTGATCGGCTGCCTGCCCGCCGGGATGGGTTCGCTGGAGCCCGGCGCGTTTACCGAGGCGGCGCGCGGGGCGCTGGGCTCCTTTTCGGTGGGCGGGGCGATGTCTTAG
- a CDS encoding adenosylmethionine--8-amino-7-oxononanoate transaminase, giving the protein MNSVQVERVDTAHIWHPYAAPGEPTIEVTGTRGAYLELADGRRVIDAMSSWWAACHGHSHPRLVAAAKDQIDRFSHVMFGGLTHEPAARLTQNLRELTRGDFSQVFYSDSGSVSVEVAIKMALQYSRGTGHPERTKLLTWRSGYHGDTFEAMSVCDPVGGMHSMWGPAVTAQVFAPPPPAEGASASEREAYLEHMSSLVTDDIAAVIIEPGVQGAGGMRFHDLELVRGVRALCDAHGILLIADEIATGFGRTGVLFCTQAAGVVPDIMCVGKALTGGFISLAATLATDRVARGMEPAALMHGPTFMANPLACAVAAESTAMIAEGNWAEQVARIEAGLRRGLADAPGITRVRGAIGVLEMPHEVNMAAATSAALDEGVWLRPFGRLIYTMPPYICTEEEISRISHAVVKAGEAA; this is encoded by the coding sequence ATGAACAGCGTTCAAGTCGAGCGTGTTGACACCGCCCATATCTGGCACCCCTACGCAGCCCCCGGCGAGCCCACCATAGAGGTCACCGGCACGCGGGGGGCCTACCTCGAGCTTGCCGACGGGCGCCGCGTCATCGATGCCATGAGCTCCTGGTGGGCGGCCTGCCACGGCCACTCGCACCCCCGGCTCGTCGCGGCCGCCAAGGACCAGATCGACCGCTTTAGCCACGTCATGTTCGGCGGGCTCACCCACGAACCGGCGGCACGGTTAACGCAGAACCTCCGAGAGCTCACCCGCGGGGACTTCTCCCAGGTCTTCTACTCCGACTCCGGCTCGGTCTCCGTCGAGGTGGCCATCAAAATGGCGCTGCAGTACTCCCGCGGCACCGGGCACCCCGAGCGCACGAAGCTGCTTACCTGGCGCTCCGGCTACCACGGCGATACCTTCGAAGCGATGAGCGTGTGCGACCCGGTCGGCGGGATGCACTCCATGTGGGGCCCGGCCGTCACCGCGCAGGTCTTCGCTCCCCCGCCGCCGGCCGAGGGGGCGTCGGCAAGCGAGCGCGAAGCCTACCTCGAGCACATGTCCTCTCTGGTCACGGACGATATCGCCGCCGTCATCATCGAACCCGGCGTGCAGGGCGCCGGCGGCATGCGCTTCCACGACCTCGAGCTGGTCCGCGGGGTGCGCGCGCTGTGTGACGCCCACGGAATCCTGCTTATCGCCGACGAAATCGCCACCGGCTTCGGGCGCACCGGCGTGCTCTTTTGCACCCAGGCCGCCGGCGTCGTCCCCGACATCATGTGCGTTGGCAAGGCGCTCACCGGCGGGTTTATCTCGCTCGCCGCCACGCTCGCGACCGATCGCGTCGCGCGCGGCATGGAACCGGCGGCACTCATGCACGGGCCAACCTTCATGGCCAACCCGCTCGCCTGCGCCGTCGCCGCCGAATCCACCGCCATGATCGCCGAAGGGAACTGGGCGGAGCAGGTCGCACGCATCGAGGCGGGGCTGCGACGCGGGCTTGCCGACGCCCCCGGCATCACCCGGGTCCGCGGGGCTATCGGGGTGCTCGAGATGCCCCACGAGGTCAACATGGCCGCCGCCACCAGCGCCGCGCTCGACGAGGGGGTGTGGCTGCGCCCCTTCGGCCGGCTCATCTACACCATGCCCCCGTACATCTGTACAGAAGAAGAAATCTCGCGGATCAGCCACGCCGTCGTCAAAGCAGGAGAAGCCGCATGA